In one window of Azospirillaceae bacterium DNA:
- the fhuB gene encoding Fe(3+)-hydroxamate ABC transporter permease FhuB: MQGLGSAAARYAATAAALVLAFLLHAELGSGVDLSRRLELLMGAEPAAFEDARFLFAALPRAVLAAMIGAALGLVGSVLQQALQNRLVSPMTMGTSSGAWLALVIVTIYAPDLAASHGEWFSMTGAVLATGLVMLIAGRSGIGGLPIVLAGMAVNILFVSIASGLVLLNREFAKGLLVWRTGDLTQTDWTWVMWLAPRVAIGLLLLAAAPRPLTLLRLGEEGAAARGLPVWPVLLSLLAVCLWITASAVTAVGIIGFVALLAPNVARGLGVRNSLDEMVSSLLAGAALLLMTDSIALLASRLTANLVPSGASAALIGAPALILLTRKSLTAKDHTAFGLIEGRTRLGGAAMGILLALIALIIAVALMVAPSQAGWIMELPGQTVLALRWPRMLAALAAGMGMAVAGVILQRLLRNPLASPDIMGMSQGATLALVAGVVFWGGSIFESGALGALLGSTVVLLLLIVLGRRHDFSPGIMALVGISIAALMDALVQFLLASGSNAAFAILNWLNGSTYPVAADDALFLFFAVLMVCAVGLLLHRWLTLISVGDAIASARGLPVGQARLVLLMIAALLTALVTSVIGPVAFIGLLAPHMAALLGARSARAQLAVSALVGAGLLLLSDWLARIMIYPAQLPTGMVASVLGGVYFIALLTRSRVHSRKSSESF; this comes from the coding sequence GTGCAGGGACTCGGCAGCGCTGCTGCCCGCTATGCAGCGACAGCTGCCGCACTGGTTCTGGCCTTCCTCCTGCATGCCGAGCTCGGCAGCGGGGTTGACCTGTCACGCCGTCTGGAACTCCTGATGGGAGCCGAGCCGGCGGCGTTCGAGGATGCGCGCTTCCTGTTCGCGGCGCTGCCGCGCGCCGTGCTCGCGGCCATGATCGGCGCAGCTCTGGGCCTTGTCGGCAGCGTGCTCCAGCAGGCACTTCAGAACAGGCTCGTCTCACCAATGACCATGGGCACCTCGTCGGGGGCTTGGCTCGCCCTGGTGATCGTAACGATCTACGCTCCCGATCTCGCCGCGAGCCATGGCGAATGGTTCAGCATGACGGGGGCGGTCCTCGCAACGGGGCTGGTCATGCTGATCGCGGGACGGTCCGGCATTGGCGGGCTGCCGATCGTGCTCGCGGGCATGGCGGTCAACATCCTGTTCGTGTCGATTGCCAGCGGCCTGGTGCTCCTCAACCGGGAGTTTGCGAAGGGCCTTCTTGTCTGGAGGACAGGCGATCTGACCCAGACCGACTGGACGTGGGTGATGTGGCTTGCACCCAGAGTCGCGATCGGGCTCCTTCTCCTGGCGGCCGCGCCGCGGCCCTTGACGCTCCTGCGCCTGGGCGAAGAGGGCGCAGCAGCGCGCGGGCTGCCGGTTTGGCCAGTCCTTCTGTCACTGCTGGCCGTGTGCCTCTGGATCACCGCCAGCGCGGTGACCGCTGTCGGGATCATCGGCTTCGTCGCACTCCTTGCGCCCAATGTTGCGCGTGGACTTGGCGTCCGGAATAGCCTCGACGAGATGGTGTCCAGCCTCCTTGCAGGTGCAGCACTGCTGCTGATGACGGACAGCATCGCGCTGTTGGCAAGCCGCCTCACGGCCAATCTTGTCCCGAGCGGGGCGAGCGCGGCGCTCATCGGCGCTCCGGCGCTGATCCTGTTGACCCGCAAATCCTTGACGGCCAAGGATCATACGGCCTTCGGGCTGATCGAGGGGCGGACACGCCTCGGTGGCGCAGCTATGGGCATCCTGCTTGCGCTCATCGCCCTCATTATCGCCGTTGCGTTGATGGTTGCGCCTTCCCAGGCAGGATGGATCATGGAACTGCCCGGCCAGACCGTGCTCGCGCTACGATGGCCGCGCATGCTGGCTGCCCTTGCCGCCGGCATGGGCATGGCCGTCGCCGGGGTCATTCTCCAGCGATTGCTCAGGAACCCCCTCGCCAGCCCCGATATCATGGGCATGTCACAGGGAGCCACGCTCGCTCTCGTGGCAGGCGTCGTGTTTTGGGGGGGATCGATCTTCGAAAGCGGCGCCCTCGGAGCGTTGCTCGGCAGCACCGTCGTCCTGCTCCTGCTGATCGTCCTTGGACGACGGCATGACTTCTCGCCCGGGATCATGGCCCTCGTCGGCATATCGATTGCCGCCCTGATGGATGCCCTCGTCCAGTTCCTCCTTGCATCGGGGAGTAATGCCGCATTCGCCATCCTGAACTGGCTGAACGGCTCGACGTATCCCGTCGCCGCGGATGACGCGCTGTTTCTGTTCTTCGCCGTGCTCATGGTCTGTGCAGTGGGCCTGTTGCTGCATCGCTGGCTGACGCTGATCTCGGTAGGCGACGCAATAGCCTCCGCACGGGGACTGCCGGTCGGACAAGCGCGCCTCGTCCTTCTGATGATCGCGGCTCTGCTGACGGCGCTTGTGACCTCCGTCATCGGGCCCGTTGCGTTCATCGGATTGCTTGCTCCGCACATGGCGGCGCTGCTTGGTGCGAGGAGCGCCAGGGCCCAACTCGCAGTTTCGGCTCTCGTTGGCGCTGGCTTGTTGCTTCTGTCGGACTGGCTGGCGCGGATCATGATCTATCCGGCGCAGCTCCCGACCGGCATGGTCGCCTCGGTGCTCGGGGGCGTCTACTTCATTGCCCTGCTAACCCGAAGCCGGGTGCACTCCCGCAAATCCTCGGAGTCCTTTTGA
- a CDS encoding iron-siderophore ABC transporter substrate-binding protein → MKLAVSVLALLLSLPFPVFAVTVSDSRGPQDFAKPPERVIVLSWELVEQVLQLDITPVAIADSKGYRTWVVRPHLPDGVDDVGTRQEPNLEKIAELRPDLILASDEQNAFVAKLEAIAPVLHFDAFKEDHNNYLASREIYKVLARLFGREELAQRRLDDLDQRLSALKVKLSDHFQGKLPKVTPARFIDGSRVRVHGANSMAQYALEALGIENGFPQAPSTWGFALRKIEELSQAKDGYVIHIEPFPQAENVFSTQLWAFMPFVKGGRFTSIPSTWTFGGPFSVGLLAEAFADALMKAKP, encoded by the coding sequence TTGAAACTCGCCGTCTCTGTGCTGGCACTCCTTCTCTCTCTCCCATTCCCCGTCTTCGCTGTTACCGTCTCGGACAGTCGTGGACCGCAGGACTTCGCCAAGCCCCCGGAGCGTGTCATCGTATTAAGTTGGGAGCTTGTCGAGCAGGTGCTCCAACTCGACATCACACCTGTGGCAATCGCCGACAGCAAGGGCTACAGGACTTGGGTAGTGCGTCCGCACCTGCCGGACGGGGTCGACGACGTCGGAACCAGACAGGAGCCTAATCTCGAGAAAATCGCCGAGCTCAGGCCCGATCTCATTCTCGCCAGCGACGAGCAGAATGCATTCGTTGCAAAGCTTGAGGCCATTGCGCCCGTTCTTCACTTCGACGCGTTCAAGGAGGATCACAACAACTATCTGGCCTCGCGCGAGATCTACAAGGTTCTCGCCAGGCTCTTCGGCCGTGAGGAACTCGCGCAGCGGCGTCTCGACGATCTCGATCAACGGCTCTCCGCCCTCAAGGTCAAATTGTCCGACCATTTCCAGGGCAAGCTGCCGAAGGTCACGCCGGCCCGTTTCATCGACGGCTCGCGCGTGCGTGTCCATGGCGCCAACTCGATGGCGCAGTATGCGCTCGAGGCATTGGGGATTGAGAACGGCTTTCCCCAGGCCCCCTCCACCTGGGGCTTCGCCCTGCGCAAGATCGAGGAGCTCAGTCAGGCGAAGGATGGTTACGTCATCCATATCGAGCCGTTCCCGCAGGCCGAGAACGTGTTCTCGACCCAGCTTTGGGCGTTCATGCCTTTCGTCAAGGGCGGACGGTTCACCTCTATTCCGTCGACTTGGACATTCGGCGGACCATTCTCGGTCGGGCTCCTGGCGGAGGCCTTCGCCGATGCGCTCATGAAGGCGAAGCCTTGA
- a CDS encoding ABC transporter ATP-binding protein translates to MPSAFIPAVNTIEVAGLSIRRGSRRVLKADRLVIVRSDLTVILGHNGSGKSTLMNILARQASPDEGTVSLDGKPLHELSQRDLARAIAYLPQRLPNVAGLTVRELVYLGRFAWRGTLGHWRSEDRRAVNEAMALTHVEPHAETLVDHLSGGERQRAWIAMLLAQQSPFLLLDEPTSALDLGHQYDLMALLSTLNRHAGKGIVVVLHDVNLATRYADRIIALRHGEVAFDGSSDALLSSDLLSGLYDVDIHLVDHPLIAKKIAIVNR, encoded by the coding sequence ATGCCTAGCGCATTCATTCCGGCCGTGAACACGATCGAGGTCGCCGGCCTGAGCATCAGGCGTGGCTCACGCAGGGTTCTCAAGGCCGACCGCCTGGTGATCGTGCGCTCGGATCTGACCGTGATCCTCGGCCACAACGGCTCCGGCAAGTCGACACTGATGAATATCCTCGCGCGCCAGGCGAGCCCGGATGAAGGCACGGTCAGCCTCGACGGCAAGCCTCTGCATGAGCTGTCCCAGCGCGACCTGGCCCGCGCCATCGCCTACCTGCCGCAACGGCTACCCAATGTCGCCGGACTGACGGTGAGGGAACTCGTCTATCTCGGCCGCTTCGCCTGGCGCGGCACCCTCGGGCACTGGCGCAGTGAGGACAGGCGCGCCGTCAATGAGGCGATGGCGCTCACGCATGTCGAGCCGCATGCGGAAACACTGGTCGATCATCTGTCCGGCGGCGAGCGTCAGCGCGCCTGGATCGCCATGCTGCTGGCCCAGCAGTCGCCGTTCCTGCTGCTCGACGAGCCGACGTCCGCACTTGATCTCGGTCATCAGTATGACCTGATGGCGCTGCTCTCGACCCTGAACCGCCATGCGGGCAAGGGCATCGTCGTCGTGCTCCACGACGTCAATCTCGCGACCCGATATGCGGACCGGATCATCGCCCTCAGGCATGGCGAAGTGGCCTTCGACGGTTCGAGCGATGCGCTGTTGTCATCCGACCTGCTGTCCGGTCTCTACGACGTCGACATTCATCTCGTCGACCATCCCTTGATCGCCAAAAAGATTGCGATCGTGAATCGATAG
- a CDS encoding siderophore ferric iron reductase, whose protein sequence is MADNANLEDLFEAAAGFVPILHGEVGGHSTGWVSPGADNRAALRQLYGTIRDGHLEAGAAFWSASCWNHLNWQPVAIALLAVHRFSLLPKVGGMSQRLRPEGIGGFRLPSPHCARGTTKHLIREAGCQLQELAETLMADMSRLAKETNRHEFATVKRTTARRLLADRLLGLLLRLGRLDASFGNAELQDYACAWLEAAGLESMSALRPITLSCGREQLVLERRACCMAYLCANGAICPSCPTQQSEEVRLCRQKEYWEHHA, encoded by the coding sequence GTGGCGGACAATGCGAACCTCGAAGATCTGTTCGAGGCCGCGGCAGGCTTTGTGCCAATACTCCACGGTGAGGTGGGAGGCCATTCCACGGGCTGGGTATCACCTGGCGCGGACAACCGTGCTGCGTTGCGGCAGCTATATGGCACTATCAGAGACGGCCATCTCGAGGCAGGGGCCGCCTTCTGGTCCGCAAGCTGCTGGAACCATCTCAACTGGCAGCCGGTCGCAATCGCCCTCCTGGCCGTCCACCGTTTTTCGTTGCTGCCGAAGGTGGGCGGCATGAGCCAGCGCCTTAGACCGGAAGGCATCGGCGGGTTCCGCCTGCCGTCGCCGCACTGTGCCCGTGGGACGACAAAGCACCTGATCCGCGAGGCGGGCTGTCAGCTCCAGGAGCTTGCGGAAACCCTGATGGCCGATATGAGCCGCCTCGCCAAGGAGACCAACAGGCACGAGTTCGCGACTGTGAAGCGGACCACCGCAAGGCGGCTTCTGGCGGACAGACTCCTCGGTCTCCTTCTCCGCCTCGGACGGCTCGACGCCAGCTTTGGAAACGCGGAGTTGCAGGATTACGCCTGTGCCTGGCTTGAAGCCGCCGGCCTCGAATCTATGAGCGCGCTCAGGCCAATCACACTCTCCTGCGGGCGCGAGCAACTGGTCCTGGAGCGCAGAGCATGCTGCATGGCCTATCTCTGCGCCAATGGAGCCATTTGCCCCTCCTGCCCGACGCAGCAGAGCGAGGAGGTCCGCCTGTGCCGACAGAAGGAATACTGGGAGCATCATGCCTAG
- a CDS encoding TonB-dependent siderophore receptor codes for MSTFAARKFILRSGVSTALLLGAACPTNAQEALELDPIVVEAESGSVQQSGGEKGAAIATSSNTATKLEAPIVETPRSVSVVTEQRLEDQGVQDVDDALLYVPGVYSAAYGRDTRGDYSFIRGIAPLQLVNGLRSNFGFYNNPRINPFTLQSVDVIKGPASVLYGANATGGVVNLISKRPEPVRNNEVFVEYGSFNRKQLGFDLTGPIDSAATMQYRVIGIGRDSGTQVNHVDDDSLVLAPSFAWQPTNDTRLTVLGNFQRDDGQATSRYVPIQGSLLPTPSGHFIGTHQFFGEPGFDKYIPEGVAVTSILEHRINEIFSIDARARYSVSSTAYDHIWPAFGVPYEADGRSRRRTLYSARNNARSFVSDARLGADFATGFVRHQAVAGFDYQNATLDSDVGYAALPPIDLITPVYGARIPAFARINNPKQDIEQLGFYVIDRMSINDKLFISLGARHDTYSQTTRDSSLLATEAGKFSGSAGLLYKFDTGIAPYVSYTTSFDPLAPDSFGFRYAPSEGEQIEAGVKYQIPGIPTLLTASVFNLNQKNRQVNNPNYGPGKPVYVQTGEAAIQGVEFDIQTAIYDFELLASYTHLETEDKATGFALASVPENQASAWLTYRPRHAALRGFVVGTGVRYVGESFDGRNNHVIPSYTLFDAQIGYETEHYSAKLNIQNIADEIYLTSCLGRGDCYYGERRTISLRLSRKL; via the coding sequence ATGAGCACCTTCGCGGCGCGGAAATTCATCCTGCGCTCAGGCGTTTCGACGGCCCTTCTGCTCGGTGCTGCCTGTCCTACGAATGCTCAAGAGGCCCTTGAACTCGACCCTATTGTTGTCGAAGCCGAAAGCGGGAGCGTTCAGCAGTCGGGCGGGGAAAAGGGAGCGGCGATTGCCACCTCCTCGAATACCGCCACCAAACTGGAAGCGCCCATTGTTGAGACGCCTCGTTCGGTCAGCGTCGTGACGGAGCAGCGTCTCGAGGACCAGGGCGTGCAGGATGTCGATGATGCTCTGCTCTACGTTCCCGGCGTTTATAGCGCTGCCTATGGCCGGGACACGCGCGGGGATTACTCCTTCATCCGCGGCATCGCGCCCCTTCAGCTCGTCAATGGCCTCCGCTCCAATTTCGGCTTCTACAACAATCCCCGCATCAATCCCTTCACACTCCAAAGTGTGGACGTCATCAAGGGGCCGGCTTCGGTCCTCTATGGCGCGAACGCGACAGGCGGCGTCGTCAACCTGATCAGCAAGCGGCCCGAGCCGGTGCGCAACAACGAGGTCTTCGTCGAGTACGGCAGCTTCAACCGCAAGCAGCTCGGATTCGACCTGACAGGGCCGATTGATTCGGCGGCCACCATGCAGTACCGGGTCATCGGCATCGGCCGGGACAGCGGAACGCAGGTCAACCATGTCGATGACGACAGCCTGGTCCTCGCGCCCTCGTTCGCTTGGCAGCCCACGAATGACACGCGCCTCACGGTGCTGGGCAATTTCCAGAGGGACGACGGCCAGGCAACATCGCGCTACGTGCCTATTCAGGGAAGTCTGCTGCCGACGCCGAGCGGCCATTTCATCGGAACGCACCAGTTCTTCGGAGAGCCAGGCTTCGACAAATACATTCCCGAAGGAGTAGCCGTCACGAGCATCTTGGAACATCGCATCAACGAGATCTTCAGCATCGACGCGCGGGCGCGTTATTCCGTCAGTTCGACTGCCTACGACCACATCTGGCCCGCCTTCGGCGTTCCTTATGAAGCGGACGGCCGGTCGCGACGCCGGACACTCTATTCCGCCCGCAATAATGCCAGGTCCTTCGTCAGCGACGCACGCCTTGGGGCAGACTTCGCGACCGGCTTCGTCAGACACCAGGCAGTGGCAGGCTTCGACTACCAGAACGCCACTCTTGATAGCGATGTCGGGTATGCCGCTCTGCCGCCTATCGACCTGATTACGCCGGTTTACGGTGCCCGGATCCCGGCATTTGCGCGCATCAATAATCCGAAGCAGGACATTGAGCAGCTCGGTTTCTATGTCATTGATCGCATGTCCATCAACGACAAGCTGTTCATCTCACTCGGAGCCCGACACGATACTTACTCGCAGACGACCCGCGACTCGTCTCTACTCGCCACAGAGGCCGGTAAGTTCTCCGGCAGCGCCGGGCTTCTCTACAAGTTCGACACCGGTATTGCGCCCTATGTCAGCTATACCACCTCGTTCGATCCGCTCGCGCCGGACAGTTTCGGCTTCCGCTACGCTCCGAGCGAAGGCGAACAGATCGAGGCAGGCGTCAAGTACCAGATTCCGGGGATCCCGACCCTTCTCACGGCCTCCGTGTTCAACCTCAACCAAAAGAATCGGCAGGTGAACAACCCTAATTACGGCCCAGGGAAGCCAGTCTATGTTCAGACCGGCGAAGCGGCCATTCAGGGCGTCGAGTTCGATATCCAGACGGCGATCTATGATTTTGAGCTCCTCGCCAGCTACACCCATCTCGAGACCGAGGACAAAGCGACCGGCTTCGCGCTTGCCAGCGTGCCGGAAAACCAGGCCTCCGCATGGTTGACCTACCGGCCGCGCCATGCGGCACTTCGCGGTTTCGTTGTGGGAACCGGCGTGCGTTACGTCGGCGAGAGCTTCGATGGCCGGAACAATCACGTCATCCCGTCCTACACGCTCTTCGACGCGCAGATCGGGTATGAGACCGAGCACTACTCCGCCAAGCTCAACATCCAGAACATCGCGGATGAGATCTACCTGACTTCGTGTCTCGGCCGTGGGGATTGCTATTACGGCGAACGCCGGACAATTAGCCTCAGGTTGAGCCGCAAACTGTAA
- a CDS encoding TonB-dependent receptor — MTRKTPTGAPWLAPLALPFLLPTAAAAQGTTYELPSVVVSATRSVEDIKSIPGSVTVIDREEIARQSKVTRSLSEILAREVPGLATSTHGNTNSTQTLRGRNILVLIDGVPQTTTRNVSRDLFTIDPAAVERVEVVRGATAIYGNGASGGVINIITRKAGGPAPVFDTEAGLTTSLTNPGLDALSGRIQQGVTGGLGKVDYTFRAAAEKTGGFFDAEGDRIPPDPSQGDLSDTRKLNLLGKIGVSLSDEQRLSLTFNHLDTQQDTDYLSDRSVVAFPRGGVKARATKGLVLADQPETVNTLASLDYEHGNVLGSRLHAQAYHRDYRTRFYPFDGRALPVWNSAAQTYLESETVGGRVALETPVNLVGKDDLTILWGVDYNREETAQPATVYDPAVFAASSGRIFRKLGDRTFVPPVTHTSVGLFAQGEWQATNDLVLRAGLRQEFIKAEHDDFTTLGQGNRIAAGSASYSDTLLNLGAVYYLTKDVDVFANWSQGFSLPDVGLVLRGAPRGFSLNSATLLPIKVDNYEVGTRATWGVLTGSVTAFYTESELGASSNGFTATVVRAPERTYGLELALDAAVSDQWTLGGTLTFTEGENDADLDGNYVPLNGTRIPPIKITGYAEYAPADGWRNRLQFLYSGVRDRAHNAGVGFAGQEIDDFLVVDLISSFEVGPGTLNLGIANLLNADYHPVHAQLLPDGGNTSHVRAPGTTFTVSYALKW, encoded by the coding sequence ATGACCCGAAAGACCCCCACGGGCGCCCCCTGGCTCGCCCCGCTCGCGCTGCCCTTCCTGCTCCCCACCGCCGCCGCGGCGCAGGGGACGACCTACGAACTGCCATCCGTGGTCGTAAGCGCGACCCGCAGTGTGGAGGACATCAAATCGATCCCGGGCTCGGTCACCGTCATCGACCGTGAGGAGATCGCCCGCCAATCCAAGGTGACCCGCAGCTTATCCGAAATCCTGGCGCGTGAGGTTCCGGGGCTTGCGACGAGCACCCACGGCAACACCAATTCGACCCAGACCCTTCGCGGCCGCAACATCCTGGTCCTGATCGACGGCGTGCCGCAGACGACCACCCGCAACGTCTCGCGCGATCTTTTCACCATCGACCCTGCCGCGGTCGAACGGGTCGAGGTCGTGCGCGGCGCAACGGCCATCTACGGCAACGGCGCTTCGGGCGGCGTCATCAACATCATCACCCGCAAGGCCGGCGGGCCGGCGCCGGTCTTCGACACCGAGGCCGGTCTCACCACTTCGCTCACGAACCCCGGACTGGACGCCCTTTCCGGGCGGATCCAGCAGGGTGTGACCGGCGGCCTCGGCAAGGTGGACTACACCTTCAGGGCGGCGGCCGAGAAAACCGGCGGCTTCTTCGACGCCGAGGGCGACCGCATCCCCCCCGACCCGAGCCAGGGCGACCTCTCGGACACCAGGAAACTCAATCTGCTGGGCAAGATCGGGGTGAGCCTGTCGGACGAGCAGCGGCTCAGCCTGACATTCAACCACCTGGATACGCAGCAGGATACGGACTACCTGTCGGACCGCTCGGTCGTCGCTTTTCCGCGCGGAGGGGTCAAGGCCCGCGCCACCAAGGGCCTCGTCCTGGCCGACCAGCCCGAAACCGTCAACACCCTGGCCAGCCTCGACTACGAGCACGGCAACGTGCTGGGCAGCCGGCTGCACGCCCAAGCGTACCACCGCGACTACCGGACCCGCTTCTACCCGTTCGACGGCCGGGCGCTTCCCGTCTGGAACAGTGCCGCGCAGACCTACCTCGAATCCGAGACCGTCGGAGGTCGTGTCGCATTGGAGACGCCCGTCAATCTGGTCGGCAAGGACGACCTGACGATCCTGTGGGGCGTCGACTACAACAGGGAAGAGACGGCCCAGCCCGCCACGGTCTACGATCCCGCCGTGTTCGCCGCATCGAGCGGCCGGATCTTCCGCAAGTTGGGCGACCGCACCTTCGTGCCGCCGGTTACCCACACGTCCGTCGGCCTGTTCGCCCAGGGCGAATGGCAGGCGACCAATGATCTGGTGCTACGGGCCGGACTCCGCCAGGAATTCATCAAGGCCGAGCACGACGATTTCACCACTCTTGGCCAAGGCAACCGCATCGCCGCGGGCTCGGCGAGCTACTCGGACACGCTCCTCAATCTCGGTGCCGTCTACTACCTGACCAAGGACGTGGACGTCTTCGCCAACTGGTCGCAGGGCTTCTCGCTTCCGGATGTGGGCCTTGTGTTGCGCGGCGCGCCGCGTGGCTTCTCCCTGAACTCGGCAACGCTCCTGCCGATCAAGGTGGACAATTACGAGGTCGGCACGCGCGCGACCTGGGGCGTTCTCACAGGCAGCGTCACGGCCTTCTACACCGAGTCGGAACTGGGAGCCTCGTCCAATGGCTTCACCGCGACCGTGGTGCGTGCGCCGGAACGGACATACGGCCTCGAACTGGCATTGGACGCGGCGGTTTCCGATCAGTGGACCCTGGGAGGCACCCTGACCTTCACCGAAGGCGAGAACGACGCCGACCTGGACGGCAACTACGTGCCCCTCAATGGGACCCGGATCCCGCCGATCAAGATCACGGGCTATGCCGAGTACGCGCCCGCGGACGGCTGGCGCAACCGGCTTCAGTTCCTGTATTCGGGCGTGCGCGACCGCGCCCACAATGCCGGCGTCGGCTTCGCCGGCCAGGAAATCGACGACTTCCTGGTGGTGGACCTGATTTCCAGCTTCGAGGTCGGGCCCGGCACGCTCAATCTCGGGATCGCCAATCTGCTGAACGCCGACTACCATCCCGTCCATGCCCAACTCCTGCCGGACGGGGGCAATACCAGCCACGTAAGAGCACCCGGAACGACGTTCACGGTTTCCTACGCCCTGAAATGGTAG